From one Nycticebus coucang isolate mNycCou1 chromosome 14, mNycCou1.pri, whole genome shotgun sequence genomic stretch:
- the LOC128564417 gene encoding olfactory receptor 6, whose amino-acid sequence MWKENITNISEFILVGFPTAPWLQVLLFFLFLITYLFVLLENVVIIFTVWVTGSLHKPMYYFLGTMSFLEAWYISVTVPKMLAGFLLHPNTISFLGCMTQLYFFISLACTECVLLAAMAYDRYVAICWPLRYPVMMTTRLCIQLTISSWVSGFTISLAKVHFISQVGFCDNNILNHFFCDVSPILKLACINLSVAEMVDFVLAIVILVFPLSATVLSYAFIVSTILHIPSATGQRKAFSTCASHLTVVVIFYTAVIFIYVRPQAISSFNSNKLISTIYAVFTPMLNPIIYCLRNKEVKDAIRKTITSVRSLFLRDSFC is encoded by the coding sequence ATGTGGAAGGAAAATATCACCAATATCAGCGAGTTCATCCTGGTCGGCTTCCCTACTGCTCCTTGGCTGCAggttcttctcttcttcctcttcctcatcacCTACTTATTTGTGCTGCTGGAAAATGTGGTCATCATCTTCACTGTGTGGGTCACTGGGTCCCTGCATAAGCCCATGTACTATTTTCTAGGTACCATGTCCTTTCTGGAGGCCTGGTATATATCTGTCACAGTCCCCAAGATGCTGGCTGGATTTCTACTTCATCCCAATACTATCTCCTTCCTGGGATGCATGACCCAGCTCTACTTCTTTATCTCCCTCGCCTGTACTGAATGTGTGCTTTTGGCGGCCATGGCCTATGACCGTTATGTGGCCATATGTTGGCCTCTTCGCTATCCTGTCATGATGACCACAAGGCTTTGTATCCAGCTGACCATCAGTTCCTGGGTAAGTGGCTTCACCATCTCCCTGGCAAAAGTACACTTCATCTCCCAAGTTGGTTTCTGTGACAATAATATCTTGAACCACTTTTTCTGTGATGTGTCACCTATACTTAAACTGGCCTGCATAAACTTATCTGTGGCAGAGATGGTAGACTTTGTGCTAGCCATCGTCATACTTGTGTTTCCTCTTTCAGCCACTGTCCTTTCCTATGCTTTCATTGTCTCTACCATCCTGCACATACCCTCGGCCACTGGACAGCGGAAGGCCTTCTCCACCTGTGCATCTCACCTTACAGTGGTGGTCATTTTCTACACAGCTGTGATCTTCATATATGTCCGACCTCAAgccatttcttcatttaattctAACAAATTGATTTCAACCATATATGCAGTCTTTACTCCCATGCTCAACCCTATCATCTACTGCCTGAGGAACAAGGAGGTCAAGGATGCCATCAGAAAAACCATAACAAGTGTCCGATCCCTGTTCTTGAGAGATTCTTTTTGCTGA